The Thermosynechococcus sp. CL-1 genomic interval GACGATCAAGTACCTCTGGACAGGCTGAGCCCCGTTCTCATTGACGCTCATCCCGCTAACGCTAGGCGTATAGCAGGAGATTCCCCGTTCACAGCATCTCTACGAAAAACTTGGGTCGTGCTAGTTGAAGTCCGTCCGAGGTGGAGAGAAAGTATTCCAGACCAACATCGACGCCAACCACCCGCTTCAAGACTTGCTGCAATGCTTGGGTGTTAACCGACGCTAAATCAGGGTTGGTCTGCTTTGCTTGAGTCAATCGTTGGCACTGCACGTTGAAGCTGGGGTAAGGGGCATCCGCTGGGATGATGTACTCGCTACGCACAGAGCAGGCATTGACTGGACATTTGCGCGAAGCAATCCAGTCTTTGCGCTCCCTCAGCGCATCATTCCAAACTTGGCGACACACTTCTAGATCTCTAGATCGTAGTCGATCTGCTTAGCCTGCTGCTGGGTTAGTTTTAGCCTGTACTCGTACGTCAGGGTGAGCATGAGTGGATTATAGCTATCAGTCGCACCCGATGTTCGGTGCTAGCTCAATATATCCAGCAACAAGCTGAGATTGAGTGACTGCTCCCTATGGTCGCCCGCCGCCTCACCACTACCTAACCGCTTTGCGGTATAGACGGAGCACTGCGGCGAATTTTGGTAGATTGAATGGCAAGAAACTCATTGACACAGGGGCAATAGTAACGTCACAAAGTAAAACACAAGGGGTGCCGTAAAAACATAGCTATCGGCGCGATCCAAAATGCCGCCATGCCCGGGAATCAACTGGCCAGAATCTTTGACGCCGGCATCCCGTTTCATCATTGACTCCGTTAAGTCCCCCAATAGACTGGCAATGCCAATCATGAGGCCAAACATTGCACCCAAAAGCCAAGGGAGTGGCCAGCCGAGGGAATGTGCTCCCCAAAGGGCGACGCCTAAACTCCCTAAAACGCCAAACACTGCCCCTTCTACGGTTTTCTTGGGACTGATGTGGGAAAGCCGTGTCCGGCCAAAGAGCTTACCAACAGCATAGGCACCAATATCTGCCGCCCAAATACAGACAAAGGCCAAGAGGGTTACCTGCAACCCCAAGGGCAAAGCGGTGAGTTGAAACTGCTCTGGCCAAAATCCTCCCAAAGGTAATGTTGCCTGTTGCTCCAATCCCCGCAAGCGCACCCAATAGCTTGGCAAATAGCCGCCGTAAAACAGCCCCATGATTGAAGTGGAAATGTCGGCGATCGAGGCCAGCTTGGGTTGAAATAGCAAGTAGAAGCAAATGAAGGTACCTGCGACAGGAAAGACAGCATCCGCAAGGTCTGGACGCAGCAGTGAGGTGATGAGGAGCACTTGACTCACCACGAGGGTGGTTTTAGCCGCCGGCGCACTCCCTTTGGCACGGGCTAATTCAAAGTATTCCAGTTGACCCAGATAAATCAGTGCCCCAATGCCCAGACAAAAATACCAACCGCCTAGAAAGGTCATCAGCAGCGCGAGAGCGATCGCGACAAGTCCACTGGCAATGCGGATCCAGAGCATGGTGGTGAGGGGCGGTGACAAGGGGTTACATTGAGCCGCGCGTTGAGTGTTTGCGTAGCGCGTCCAAAGAACGATCGCCGCTACAATAAAAAGTTTAATCTAAATTCACCAACGTTAAGGGAACATTAACAGACTCGCAGCCAAGACAGGATGCATGGCAATGTCCTTGCCAAGCTATAACGGATTATGGAACATCATGGGGGCAAGGGCGTCATGAAAAGCGATTGGTCTGAGGTCGATTGTATCCATGACATCCAGTCTTCCCCTTGCTTGGACGCGTGTTGAGGAGACCAGTGCTCGGGTGACGCTGCCGCTGACAAAACTTACACCCCAAGAGTTGGTTGTCCGCTGTCAAGCCGGCAGAACCCCAGATCGCGCTGCCTTTACTGAATTGTTGCGGCGATACCAATCCCATGTGGAGCGAATTATCTATCACCTCGCGCCCGACTGGGACGATCGCGCCGACCTTGTGCAAGAAGTCTGGATTCGGGTCTATCGCAACATTCACAAACTGCAAGACGCCAGCAAATTTCGGGGTTGGCTCAGCCGCATTGCCACCAACTTGTTTTACGATGAGTTGCGCAAACGCAAACGCCATCAACCGCCCCTGTCGCTGGATGCACCCCTGAAAACCCAAGAGGGTGAAATGAGCTGGGAACTTGCCGCCAGTGATGCCAGTCCCGATGACCGGTTGCGTACGGATGAATTCTATGATCAATTACGGCGGGCGATCGCCAACCTACCGGAAACCTTTCGGACAACGATTGTTCTGCGGGAAATTGAAGGCCTCTCCTACGAAGAAATTGCCCAAATCACTGGGGTTTCCCTCGGAACCGTGAAATCGCGAATCGCCCGTGCCCGACAGCGACTCCAACTAGAACTCCAACCCCACCTCGATCTCCCTTCAACCTGATGCGAATCACCCCTACCCTTTTCCTGCAAGGACAGACCCCTATGATGGACGAACTTGATCACTGCAAACGCGATACCTTTGAACTCCTGAGCGCCTACCTCGATGGTGAAGTGACGGCTGCAGAACGGCAACAGGTGGAAGCATGGCTGGCCACTGACCCCGAAGGCCAACGCCTCTATCAGCGACTCCTGACCCTCAAGCAGCAGATGCAAGAACTGCCCGTACCCTTGACCCCCTGTCCAGCGGATCGTTTGGCCGCTCAAGTGATTGCTAAGGCCCATCGCCCCCGTCGTATTTGGGTCTTAGGGAGTGCGGGAGCAACCCTAGCGGCATCCTTCGTGGCAATCCTGACGGGTCTAATTCCCAATCCCTTCCCCAGTCTGCCTGTAGCTATCACCAGTCCTGCTGGCATTGAGCCAGAGGTATCTCCCCTACCGATTGAGCCAACGGCAGTCGGCTTGATGCTCAGTCTTGACCGTCCCCCTGTGGCCATTCCCGTCAGTGAAACGGCTCCTGCGGCGCTGCCGGCACCCCGGGCAAGTTCACAGCCAAGGACTGAAGCTACTGACTAGGAATAATCTCCGGCTTGAAGGGACGCTCCAAAAGACAGTTGAGGGCAGCTTGGGGAGTGAGATGGCCACTAAGAACGGCATTCACCATCGCCGTAATCGGGATATCTAACTGGTGCTGCTGGGCATAGGTGCAGAGCGCGCGAGCAGTGTTCACCCCTTCAGCCGTCCCCTTGGTCAGCGCTAGGGCTTGGGAGAGGGACTTACCGTGGGCAAGATGCCACCCCACTTGATAGTTGCGACTCAGGGCGCTGGTACAGGTGGCGAGGAGATCTCCTAACCCTGAAAGGCCGTAGAAGGTTTCCACTTGTCCGCCCCAGTGGGTACCCACCCGCACCATTTCCACCAGTCCTCGGGTAATCAGGGCAGAGCGGGCATTGACGCCCAGACCCAGACCATCATTGACGCCACAGGCGATCGCAATCACATTTTTGAAGATGCCCCCCATTTCCACACCCCGCCGATCCTCATTGCTATAGAGGCGAAAGGTGGTACTGCCCAAACAGTCCTGCACTTGCTTGGTTGCTGCTAGGTTGCCCCCCACCACTGCCGCTGCCGGTAGTCCCTGCTGAATTTCACTGGCTAGGTTGGGTCCTGAAAGCACCACAAGATCGTGATGCGGGCAGTAGGTTTGCCAAATATCCGCCGCTGTGGCAAAGGTTTCTGCTTCTAAACCCTTGGTGGCACTGACAAGGATCATTTCTAAGGGGGGTTGAAGGGCGGCGACTTGGGCAGCCACTTCCCGTACAGCTTTGATGGGGAGAGCCGAAACCAGTAAATGAATGTCTTGAAAAAGAACAGCCGAGAGTGCCCCCTGCGATCGCCCCCAGCAGGAGACCGTGCAGCCCTGTTGCTCAAATAGGTATGCCAGTGTTTGTCCCCAATGACCTAAGCCCAAAATCAATACCCTTGGGGACATACCATCCCCGTCCTAGGGCGTAACCGTTAGATTTTGAAATTGTTGCTGCTGTCGTTTGCGAAAGGCCTCTGCTTCAGCATTAAGATTTTCCATTTGATCCGCCACTACTTCGTTGGGATCGCGACCATCCATCAAACGCAGGCGATTCATCAGTCCGGGCACGGAAAAGTTGCCATTCTGGGGATTAAGAATGCTTCCCAAATCATTGGCATTGCCGTTTTGTTGCCAGCCTTCCATTGGGTTATTCGTGTTTGCAGTCTGGGCAAGCGCCATACTCCCGAGATTGAGAGTGAGTGCAGCAAGGGCAAGACTGGTTAGATAGCGAGGTGTCATGGGTCACTCCTCAAAACATGCGCTAGGAATGCAGACGATAGGATGGCTC includes:
- a CDS encoding helix-turn-helix domain-containing protein, with product MCRQVWNDALRERKDWIASRKCPVNACSVRSEYIIPADAPYPSFNVQCQRLTQAKQTNPDLASVNTQALQQVLKRVVGVDVGLEYFLSTSDGLQLARPKFFVEML
- a CDS encoding phosphatidate cytidylyltransferase; amino-acid sequence: MLWIRIASGLVAIALALLMTFLGGWYFCLGIGALIYLGQLEYFELARAKGSAPAAKTTLVVSQVLLITSLLRPDLADAVFPVAGTFICFYLLFQPKLASIADISTSIMGLFYGGYLPSYWVRLRGLEQQATLPLGGFWPEQFQLTALPLGLQVTLLAFVCIWAADIGAYAVGKLFGRTRLSHISPKKTVEGAVFGVLGSLGVALWGAHSLGWPLPWLLGAMFGLMIGIASLLGDLTESMMKRDAGVKDSGQLIPGHGGILDRADSYVFTAPLVFYFVTLLLPLCQ
- a CDS encoding sigma-70 family RNA polymerase sigma factor, whose translation is MTSSLPLAWTRVEETSARVTLPLTKLTPQELVVRCQAGRTPDRAAFTELLRRYQSHVERIIYHLAPDWDDRADLVQEVWIRVYRNIHKLQDASKFRGWLSRIATNLFYDELRKRKRHQPPLSLDAPLKTQEGEMSWELAASDASPDDRLRTDEFYDQLRRAIANLPETFRTTIVLREIEGLSYEEIAQITGVSLGTVKSRIARARQRLQLELQPHLDLPST
- a CDS encoding anti-sigma factor: MMDELDHCKRDTFELLSAYLDGEVTAAERQQVEAWLATDPEGQRLYQRLLTLKQQMQELPVPLTPCPADRLAAQVIAKAHRPRRIWVLGSAGATLAASFVAILTGLIPNPFPSLPVAITSPAGIEPEVSPLPIEPTAVGLMLSLDRPPVAIPVSETAPAALPAPRASSQPRTEATD
- a CDS encoding NAD(P)H-dependent glycerol-3-phosphate dehydrogenase; translated protein: MSPRVLILGLGHWGQTLAYLFEQQGCTVSCWGRSQGALSAVLFQDIHLLVSALPIKAVREVAAQVAALQPPLEMILVSATKGLEAETFATAADIWQTYCPHHDLVVLSGPNLASEIQQGLPAAAVVGGNLAATKQVQDCLGSTTFRLYSNEDRRGVEMGGIFKNVIAIACGVNDGLGLGVNARSALITRGLVEMVRVGTHWGGQVETFYGLSGLGDLLATCTSALSRNYQVGWHLAHGKSLSQALALTKGTAEGVNTARALCTYAQQHQLDIPITAMVNAVLSGHLTPQAALNCLLERPFKPEIIPSQ